Within the Candidatus Polarisedimenticolia bacterium genome, the region CCCACTTTGCCTCGTCCGAGACGCCGCAAAAACCCCCGGCCGGAGAGACCCCGGATCCGCCCGGGTCCGCTTCAAACCACTGACAATCAGAGCCTTGCACCATCCTCCCGGCGAACCTATATTCTCCGGGCCCGGCAGGAAAATCTCGCGTCCGGGTCGAAGGAGGGAGTCGATGGTCGCGCGTTTCCTGAAGAGCGGTCCCGGAGTCTTCCTGCTGACCCTGGTGGTTCTGGTGGCCGGCGCCGGCTCGATGGTCTACTACCAGATCCACGATCTCACGCATCCTCCGAGGGTCTCCGCTTCGGTCAACCCCTCGGACCTGCTGCTTCGGGCCGACGACGTGAACTTCCAGAGCACCGACGGCGTGACGCTGAGCGCCTGGCTCATCCATGGAGACCGCGACGCCCCGACGATCATCCTGTGCCACGATCTGGGCGAATCGAAGGGCTCCTTTCTCGATGCGGCCGTGCCGCTGCAGCGCGCCGGGTACAACCTGCTGATTCCCGATTTTCGGGGGCACGGCGCCAGCGGCGGCAAGGGGAGCACCCTCGGCACGCTCGAGCGCTACGACGTGCTCGGAGCGATCGACTTCCTCAGGACGCGGCGGGACCTCGAGGCCGATCGGATCGGCGTCTGGGGGATCGGGATGGGCGCCTATGCGGGGCTCTTGGCCGCCGCGGAGCGCCCGGAGGTGGTCGCCCTGGCGCTCGACTCTCCCTATCCCGACGTTGCCAGCTATCTCGACCGCGCCCTCTTCCGCGGGCTGCCCCCCTCCACGACGAAGGTCACCGGCTATGCGTCGGTCTTCTATGGCCCTTATTTCCAGTGGAAGAACTCCCGCAATGCCGCGACGCAGGCGCTTACCGACCTGGCCGATCGCAATTTTCTGTTCATCGTCGCCGCCTCGCGGCCCGGATCGGTGGAAGCGGGGAAGGCGCTGTACGCCGCGCTGCCCGACAGCGGGAGCGCCGACAAGAACCTGCTGGAGCTGCAGGGGAGCGATGCCTCCAGCCTGTACGACGAGGACCGCCGCAAGTACTCTGAGGCGATCGCCTCTTTCTTCGGAACCTACCTGAAGGTCCACCTCGAGCCGACGCCCGACGCCATCAAGGTCAACGTCCGCTAGGACCAGGGCCCCGGGCGAGTGCCGGCGCTGTGATAACCTAGGTGTCGCCGTTCGTGGCCAGGAAAGGCCGCCGGCGAGAGGCTTGCTTCGATGCCTTCCTTTCCTTCGCGGACCGCAGTTGCCGAATCCGCGATCCCCGAGCAGGTGCGACAGTTCCTCGACGGTGTCGGACGCGATCTGGAGACGGCGCTCGACCGACTGCTGCCTGCCGCGGCGGGGGATGACGCCCGGGTTTCAGAGGCGATGCGCTACGCCGCCCTGTCGCCCGGCAAGCGCATCCGTCCCGCGTTGCTGATCGCCGTCTCCGACCTGTACGGGACCCCTCGTTCCAAGGCCGTGGCAGCCGGGGCCGTGATCGAGATGGCCCATGCCAGCTCGCTGATCCTGGATGATCTTCCCTCCATGGACGACTCCGATCTGCGACGCGGCCGGCCCGCGACCCATCGTGTTTTCGGCGAGGCCACCGCGATTCTCGCCGCCTTTGGGCTGCTCAACCGCGCGTTCGAGATCCTGGCGGCAGACTCCGCGATCCCGGAGAAAGTGCGATCCGAGATGGCGCGCCGCCTGGGCGCGGCGCTCGGGACCGAGGGGCTGATTGCGGGCCAGGGGCTCGATCTGGCGCTGTCGCCGTCGCGCTGCGCCCTCGACGAGCTGGAGCGCATTCACTCCCGCAAGACCGGCAGCCTGTTCCTCGCCTGCGTGGAGATGGGCGCCTTGCTCGGACGCGCCGTCCCTGCCGAGACCGAGGCGCTGCGCGGCTACGCCAAGAACCTGGGCCTCGCCTATCAGATCGTGGACGATCTCCTCGACGCCACCGGCGATCCGGCGCGGGCCGGGAAGAGCGTGCAGGCCGATCGGCGTGGGAATTTCGTCACGCTGTCGGGGATCGAAGGGGCCCGCCGTCTGTCGGAAGAGCTCTTCGATTGCGCCGTCGAGCACCTCGCGCCTCTCGGGCGGCGCGGCGCGCTGCTGCGCGGCCTGGCCAGCCTGCTCATTCATCGGGATCGCTAGTCAGAGATGCCGCCGATCCGCGACGAGCGGCTGGAAGAGCTGAAGGAGGCGCTCCGCCGCCGGGGCTATCTCGATCGGGTCATCCTGCGCGACGCGGCCGCTCCCTGGGGATGGCTGAAAGGATCTCTCAAGGCCGCCTTGCTCGCGGCGCTGGTCCTCGACCTGGCCTTCGTGGTGATGCTCGCCTTTCTCGGATCGCCGCCTCTGGCCTCCGCCGGCGATGCTCTCCTTCTCGCGCTCTACCTGGCGCCCATCTGCGGTCTCCTCACGCTGGCGGTGGAGCTGGCGGCGGGCGCTCTCACGCGCCTGCTCGAAAGCCTCGTGCCGCGCGGACGCGGCCACTCCGCCCGGCTCGCCTGGGGAATCGGCGGAGCGATCGCCCTCGGGTTTGCGATTTACCTGTCGCTCTGGTGGCGCGGCCGGGGAGAGACCGGAGGAGACTGGGCGACCATCGGCTTCGTCGTCTTCATCCTGCTCATCAGCCTATTCCTCGGGCGCCTCGCCTCACTGACCGCGTGGCTGTCTCTCCTGCGCGTGGGGCGGATGCGCGGATTGGGAAAGGCGGGGGGCCGCTTCCAGGCGATCCTCGTCGCTCTCCTGATCGTGGTGATCGCCGGCGCCCTGTGGCGCTCGCGCCGCGAGAGGGTCCCCTCCACCCCGGCCGGGGAATTCTCCACGGCGCCGGTGGAGGGCCGAACCCTATGGGTCGGCGTCGATGGTCTCGGAAGCTCGTTGATGCAGGCGATGGAGCGGGAAGGCCACCTGCCACACCTGGCGGCGCGCGCCGCTGCAAGCTGCACGGTGAACCTGCAGCGTCCCGCGGCGGAGCCTCCGGCGATCTGGGTGACCGCCGCCACCGGATTCGCGCCGCCGCGGCACGGGGTGGGAGGCGTGGAATCGGCCATTCTTCCCGGGATGGGAACCCCGCTGGCGGCGACGGGGTGGAGCGCCCCGCTGTTCGAGGCGGCGCGGGCCCTGAACCCTTTCGTCCCTCCGATCAAGGAGGTCCCTGTCTCGGGGGTCCACCGCAAAGACAAGACCGTGTGGGAGATTCTTGCGGAGAAGGGGGTTCCCTCCTACGTGGTGAACTGGTGGGCGACCTGGCCGGCGGATGAAGGGCCGGGCGTGCGCATCACCGAGCGCGCCTTGTTTCGTCTCGAATCGGGCGGGGCCCCGGATCGGGAAGTCTTCCCACCCGAGCGCCTGACCGATCTCGAAAAGGTTTATGCCAGCACTTTCGCCGCGAATCCGGCCTCCGGCTCCCGCGACGCGGGTCCTGCCGGAGCCCCTGCGATGGACCGCTTTCACCTCGAGCTGGCGAGCGCCGGATGGAAAGAGCGCTGGCCTCTCGTGGCCGTCTACCTCAACGGTCTGGATGTTCTGGCCGCGGCCCCCGCGCGACAGGATCACGGCCGCCTAGGAGAGCTGCTCCAGGACCGCGAGCTCATCGACCACCTGGAGAATCTGGACGCCGCCGTCGGATTGCTGGCTGACAGCGCGCGACCCGACGATTTCGTGATCCTCGAGGGAGACCCGGGACGTAATGATCCCGCCGGCGGCAGCGAAGGGTTCCTGCTCGTCTCGGGCCCGGGCGTGGCACCGGGGAAGCGACTTTCGGGGAGCCTCTTCGATGTTGCTCCGACGCTGCTGGCGGCCCAGGGTTTCCCGCGCTCGCGGGAAATGCGAGGGCGCGTCTTGCGGGACTGTCTCCTGCCGGGCAGGAAATTCGGGGGTGAAGGTGTCAATCCGGTGGCGGGTTTCGGCCCTCGCAGACCCCCTTCCGGCGGCGGCTCCGAGTTCGATCCCGAGGTCCTCGAAAAGCTGCGCTCATTGGGCTATATCCGTTGACCTGATTGGAAAATCGGCCTTTACAGCCCCTGTCGATTGGCGTATATTCCGCACTGACCGGCCTTTCGCCGGGCCTTGCAACCATTCACCAAATCGGCCGTCGGGCTTCGAGGGTGCGGTCGGAGAGAGGGACCATTCCCGTTTTGGCCCCCGAGGTTGAGTACCACCCCGGTCCCGACTATTTCGATCGGGTTTGCCTTTCGCGGGGTCCGCACTCCCTGCGATTCACCCTCGCGGGTCTCGACCTGAAGTTGTCGGGGCTGTCGACCTCGGACAGGGATCTCATTCGCTCCCGCTATGGCTGCTTCATCCGCGACGAAGCGGCTTCCGGCGCGGGAGAGATCGAAATCGTCGAAGCGGAAGTTCCCGGCTTCCTGAAGCCGCGCGGCAAGGCAGAAGAGCCCGAATACTACCGCCTCGAGCAGACCTGGTCGGACGAACGCCTCGTCTGCTACTCCTACGAGTTCGCGGGATGGTTCGATCCGCTCCGCCGGTGCGGCAAGCTGGCGATCGCGCGCATCGACGAGGGACCGCTGCACCGGGCCTTCGAGAATTTCCTGCGGGTGGTCGCGGCGCACTGGTTCCTGCGCCGGGGCAGCCTTTTGATTCACGCTTCGGGAGTGGTTCGCGGTGGCGCCGCCTATCTGTTCTTCGGTCCCTCCGGAGCGGGCAAGACGACGGTCACACTGCTCTCCGAGGGAGATTTGGTGCTGGGAGACGACTTGATCCTGCTGCAGCCGGACGGCGAGCGCTTCGAGGCCTGCTCGGTCCCCTTCCGTGGGGTGTACCGCGAGCCTCCCGCGACCGACCGCGCCTTTCCGCTGGCGGCCGCCTATCGCCTGATTCAGGACCGTCGCGATTTCGTGGAGGAGATACCCGCCTCGCGCGCCACGGCGGAGCTGATGGCGAGTCTCCCCTTCGTCATGGAAGGTGAGGGTGGCGGTCGTGCCGTCGAGATTGCCGCGCGCCTGGCGCGCCATGCCCCGGTGCACCGCCTGCACTTCCGCAAGTCGGCGGAGTTCTGGAGCGTGATCCGGCCGGAAGGGGACAAGTCGTGACCGACTGGAGCACCAACCCGCCGAAGCGCCATCCGACGGCGGGCTTTCGCGTCTTCGAAGGGGGAGAGACCACTATCGTCCTGCCCGACGGCTCCTATATCCATGTCCTCAATCCGATCGGGACGCGGGTCTGGGAGCTGCTCGACGGAGTCAAGAACGAGAGCGAAATCGTGGACATCCTGTGCGAGGAGTTCGATGGCGAGCGGGAGCAGGTGACGAAGGACGTCCGGGAGTTCCTCACCAGCCTCGAAGCCAATCGGATGCTGGACTAGCCGAAACGGGAAAGTCCGAGGAGAATAGACCCATGAACGCTTACCAGGCCATCATCGCGCGCAACTGGAAATCGGCCACGCCTTACTCGGCACTGTTCGAGCTGACTTACATCTGCAATCATGCCTGCTCGTTCTGCTACAACTGCCCCACGGGACAGAAGGAGCTGACCACTCCCCAGGTCTTCGAAGCAATGCGCAAGATCGCCGATTTCGGCGTTCTGTTCCTGACGCTGTCGGGCGGCGAGCCGCTCTGCCGCCGGGACTTCTTCGAGATTGCCAGGGAAGCGCAGCGGCTGCATTTTGCGATCCGCATCTACACCAACGCCTTCCTCATCGACGAGACGATGGCGCAGCGGCTGAAGGACGAAGTCCATCCGTTCGAGCTGGAGATCAGCCTGCACGGGGCCCGGCCCGAGACGCACGAGGCGCTGACCCGCGTGCCCGGCTCCTTCGCCAAGCTGGTCAACGCCGTGAAGGCGCTGCGCCGGCGCGACATGAAGGTCCTGCTCAAGACGCCCATCACCAAGCTGAACCTTGGCGAGGTGCGCGAGATCAAGACGCTGGCGGAGGATCTCGACGCCGACCTCCATTTCGATCCGGTCATCACCCCGAAGGACGACGGCGACCAGGAGCCGCTGCAGATGGGGGCCGACGACACGTTCATGAAGCGGTGGTGGTCCGACGAGTTCGCCGACGTGCGCAATGAGAAGATTCCCATGCGCCGCGACGATTCCGACATCTCCTCCGTCTGCGGCACGGGACGCAGCGGCTTCGCGGTGGATCCCTACGGCAACATCTACCCCTGCGTGCAGTGGCGGCGGAAGGTTGCCAACCTGATGGAGATCGCTTCGCTGCGCGACGTCTGGCGCGGCTCCTCCGTGCTCAAGGAGGTGCGCCGCGTGGCCGACGAGATTCCGCAGACGACCCTGAAGGATTCCGACGTCGGCCAGTTCACCGCCTTCTGCGCCGGCGTCGCGTGGCTGCAGACCGGCGATCCGACCAAGATGTACCCGCAGGCGGAGCTCGTCGCGCGCTATCGCAAGAAGACCTATCTCGAGCTGCAGGCGCGCGCCGCCGCCGGCGAGGTGATCGAGGGTCTCGACCAGACCTTCGAGAAATGCGGCGAGTGATCGCGGCCTTATTTCGCAAGAAGCGACGGGCGCGGCTTGCCGGCGCGGTCCTCCTGCCGATCACCGCGCTGCTGTTCCTGGCGGGTGCGTCGCCCGCGCCTCCCGCCGCCCCCGCCCCTCCCAGCCTCCTGCTCATCACCATCGAGGGCCTGCGACCCGATTTTCTTTCGTGCTATTCCAAGAGTGCGTCGCAGCCGACGCCCGGAATCGACCGGATCGCCGAGAAGGGACATGTTTTTCGTCAGGTCGTGACCTCTTCGGTGTCGACCCTGCCGTCGCTCGCCACGCTGTTGACCGGATCGACTCCTTTTCAGCACCAGGTCTGGGACGACGATTACCGCGACCAGTTGCCGGACGGCGTGCGGACGCTGGCGGAGCGGCTCAAGGCGAAGGGCTACATGACCGGGGCCTTCCTCGGCACTTCGAGAGCTTCGGGAAGGGGATTCGATCGCGGCTTCGACGTTTTCCAGGACGGCTACGTCCCGCTGCCCACAGGGACCTGGCGTCTGGCCCTCCGGGGTGCGAGCAAGGTGGGCGCCGGGGCTCGCAGCTGGCTTTCGGAGCCCGCTGAAAAGCCGTTCTTCTTGTGGATGCACTACGCGGATCTCACCGTCCCCGAGCAGAGCGTCCTGAGAACTCCCGACGCCGATCCCCGCATCGCCTACCGGGACAGGCTGGAGATGATCGATCTGGATGTGATCTCAACCCTGGATTACCTCAAGGAGCACAAGCGCGACGGCTCGCTGGTGGTGGTTCTCACATCGGACCATGGTTTGGGGCTGGGGGACCACGGCGAATCGCGGGCGGGACTCTTCCTGTACGACAGCACTCTGCGGGTGCCCCTGGTGATCAACGGACCGAACGTGCCAAAGGGGGCTGACGACTCCCTCGCGGGGCTGGTTGACGTGGTCCCCACCCTGCAGAAAGTGCTCGGCCTGGATGCGGTGCCCGGTGTTGCCGGCAGGGATCTCCTCCAGAAGCAGTCGGCGCAGCCTGCCTCCTATCACGCCGCCGCGCTGGAAGGGCAGGAGCTTTTCGGCTGGGCGCCGCGCGAGGCGATCGCCCAGGGTCCATGGCGGCTGATTCTAGGAGCGACCGAGGAGCTCTACGACCTGTCCGCGGATCCCGGCGAAGCGAAGAACCTCGCGGCATCCCGGCCCGAGCAGGTGGCGAAACTGCGCGAGGCGTTGCGCGCGCTTGCCGGCGGCAAGTCGATCCCCGAGGCGCACTACCGGACGGGGCCGGTCCCCTCGGCCGCGAGCCTGGCGAGCCTGCAGGCGCAGAAGCTCTCACCCGCCTCGCTGGAAAAAGCGCGCGCCCGGAAGCTCCCCGATGCTGCGGGATTCGTCAAGAGCCTTCCTCTACTGCAGGAGCTGCAGTTCGTCACCGACGTGATGGGACCGTCGCCTCTGCTCAAGGCCCAGGAGCCGCTGCTGGCGGCGGATGGCAAGAATCTGTTCTCGCTGGTCGGGATCGCCTCGGCCCTGGGATCGGATGATGAAGCCGCGCGGAAGCGCGCCACCGAGCTGCTCAAGACCGCCCAGGGTCTCTACCCGCTGGAGCCCGAGATATACCACCAGCTGGCGCACGTCGCCTTCCCCGAAAAGCGCTACTCCGACGCCATCGCCCTCCTCAAGACCGCCCTCGAGCTGAAGCACCGGTACCCGGCGGAGGTCACCTACGATCTGGCCTGCGCCTATGCCCGGAAGGGGGACAAGACGGAGGCGGTGGCGCGGCTGAAGGAGAGCGTCAAGCAAGGGTTCCGCGACGTCCGGCACCTGAAATCCGACCCCGATCTCCAATCGATCGTCACCCAGCCGGCAGTGAAGACGTGGCTGGACGCGGAGTTCGGCGCCTCGGCCGGCTCCTGAGAGGGTCGAAAAGAGGCTTTACTCCACCCCGACCTCATCGTATATTTAAGGACACCAAAGGATTGCAAGTGGTCCGCCGCACTTTCCTGCTCGCCAGCCAGGGAAGGAGTTCAGTGGGAGATTTCCCCTGAAAAAGGGGCGGATCCGAGGTGGGTACCATCGGACCCGATAGTCTCCGCTCATCGACCCCCCGCGGAGCGTCGCGCGGAGGGAATCGCCCGGCTCGTGTCGGAAGGAGGGCGCTCCTCGCTCTCCTGGCCGTCCTGTTGATTTCCTCCTCCTGGGTGTCCGGGGGTCGTCCTTCCGCTCCCGGCTCCTTCCGGCCTTTTTTCACCGCCCGGCTGAAGATTCCGTCCGCCTCGATCGTGCCGAGCCCGAACGCGGCGGGCCGCGTGCGACTGCGGCTCTCCGGCTATGGGGTTTATCCGCGCGCCGGCGCTCCGGCGGTGCCGATGCGGCTGGAGCGGATCGCCCTTCCCCCCGAGGGAGCTCCGGTCCTTACCGTCACGCGGATCAAGTTCCGCTCCCTTTCGGGCCAGCGCCTCGAGCCGGTCCCTTCCGGCGCCTCGCCGCGTCGAGGAAAGGGTGAGGAGAAAGAGCCTCCCGTCACGATTCCCGCCTACGCCGACGATCCGTCGCTGGCTGAATCCGACGCCCTCTATCCGGAGGCGGTGGCGCAGCTGGGCCGGATCGGCTTCGTGCGCGATCAGCGCTATGTCGAGCTGGTCCTGACGCCGATGCAGGTGTCCCCGCGCAGCGGCGCCGCCCGTATCGCCGAAGAGATTGAGATCGAGATTACCCTGGAGAACGCCGCGACCGCGCCGGTGCCGCCGCCGCTCGCCGATCCA harbors:
- a CDS encoding alpha/beta fold hydrolase, giving the protein MVARFLKSGPGVFLLTLVVLVAGAGSMVYYQIHDLTHPPRVSASVNPSDLLLRADDVNFQSTDGVTLSAWLIHGDRDAPTIILCHDLGESKGSFLDAAVPLQRAGYNLLIPDFRGHGASGGKGSTLGTLERYDVLGAIDFLRTRRDLEADRIGVWGIGMGAYAGLLAAAERPEVVALALDSPYPDVASYLDRALFRGLPPSTTKVTGYASVFYGPYFQWKNSRNAATQALTDLADRNFLFIVAASRPGSVEAGKALYAALPDSGSADKNLLELQGSDASSLYDEDRRKYSEAIASFFGTYLKVHLEPTPDAIKVNVR
- a CDS encoding polyprenyl synthetase family protein, whose protein sequence is MPSFPSRTAVAESAIPEQVRQFLDGVGRDLETALDRLLPAAAGDDARVSEAMRYAALSPGKRIRPALLIAVSDLYGTPRSKAVAAGAVIEMAHASSLILDDLPSMDDSDLRRGRPATHRVFGEATAILAAFGLLNRAFEILAADSAIPEKVRSEMARRLGAALGTEGLIAGQGLDLALSPSRCALDELERIHSRKTGSLFLACVEMGALLGRAVPAETEALRGYAKNLGLAYQIVDDLLDATGDPARAGKSVQADRRGNFVTLSGIEGARRLSEELFDCAVEHLAPLGRRGALLRGLASLLIHRDR
- a CDS encoding alkaline phosphatase family protein gives rise to the protein MPPIRDERLEELKEALRRRGYLDRVILRDAAAPWGWLKGSLKAALLAALVLDLAFVVMLAFLGSPPLASAGDALLLALYLAPICGLLTLAVELAAGALTRLLESLVPRGRGHSARLAWGIGGAIALGFAIYLSLWWRGRGETGGDWATIGFVVFILLISLFLGRLASLTAWLSLLRVGRMRGLGKAGGRFQAILVALLIVVIAGALWRSRRERVPSTPAGEFSTAPVEGRTLWVGVDGLGSSLMQAMEREGHLPHLAARAAASCTVNLQRPAAEPPAIWVTAATGFAPPRHGVGGVESAILPGMGTPLAATGWSAPLFEAARALNPFVPPIKEVPVSGVHRKDKTVWEILAEKGVPSYVVNWWATWPADEGPGVRITERALFRLESGGAPDREVFPPERLTDLEKVYASTFAANPASGSRDAGPAGAPAMDRFHLELASAGWKERWPLVAVYLNGLDVLAAAPARQDHGRLGELLQDRELIDHLENLDAAVGLLADSARPDDFVILEGDPGRNDPAGGSEGFLLVSGPGVAPGKRLSGSLFDVAPTLLAAQGFPRSREMRGRVLRDCLLPGRKFGGEGVNPVAGFGPRRPPSGGGSEFDPEVLEKLRSLGYIR
- a CDS encoding PqqD family protein; amino-acid sequence: MTDWSTNPPKRHPTAGFRVFEGGETTIVLPDGSYIHVLNPIGTRVWELLDGVKNESEIVDILCEEFDGEREQVTKDVREFLTSLEANRMLD
- a CDS encoding radical SAM protein: MNAYQAIIARNWKSATPYSALFELTYICNHACSFCYNCPTGQKELTTPQVFEAMRKIADFGVLFLTLSGGEPLCRRDFFEIAREAQRLHFAIRIYTNAFLIDETMAQRLKDEVHPFELEISLHGARPETHEALTRVPGSFAKLVNAVKALRRRDMKVLLKTPITKLNLGEVREIKTLAEDLDADLHFDPVITPKDDGDQEPLQMGADDTFMKRWWSDEFADVRNEKIPMRRDDSDISSVCGTGRSGFAVDPYGNIYPCVQWRRKVANLMEIASLRDVWRGSSVLKEVRRVADEIPQTTLKDSDVGQFTAFCAGVAWLQTGDPTKMYPQAELVARYRKKTYLELQARAAAGEVIEGLDQTFEKCGE
- a CDS encoding sulfatase-like hydrolase/transferase — translated: MRRVIAALFRKKRRARLAGAVLLPITALLFLAGASPAPPAAPAPPSLLLITIEGLRPDFLSCYSKSASQPTPGIDRIAEKGHVFRQVVTSSVSTLPSLATLLTGSTPFQHQVWDDDYRDQLPDGVRTLAERLKAKGYMTGAFLGTSRASGRGFDRGFDVFQDGYVPLPTGTWRLALRGASKVGAGARSWLSEPAEKPFFLWMHYADLTVPEQSVLRTPDADPRIAYRDRLEMIDLDVISTLDYLKEHKRDGSLVVVLTSDHGLGLGDHGESRAGLFLYDSTLRVPLVINGPNVPKGADDSLAGLVDVVPTLQKVLGLDAVPGVAGRDLLQKQSAQPASYHAAALEGQELFGWAPREAIAQGPWRLILGATEELYDLSADPGEAKNLAASRPEQVAKLREALRALAGGKSIPEAHYRTGPVPSAASLASLQAQKLSPASLEKARARKLPDAAGFVKSLPLLQELQFVTDVMGPSPLLKAQEPLLAADGKNLFSLVGIASALGSDDEAARKRATELLKTAQGLYPLEPEIYHQLAHVAFPEKRYSDAIALLKTALELKHRYPAEVTYDLACAYARKGDKTEAVARLKESVKQGFRDVRHLKSDPDLQSIVTQPAVKTWLDAEFGASAGS